The following is a genomic window from Sphingomonas sinipercae.
TCTGGAGGCCGTCGAGAAGCTCCTCGGCGAAATCGGTGATCTTCAGGAACCATTGGTTGAGCTTGCGCCGCTCGACCTGCGCGCCCGATCGCCAGCCCTTGCCGTCGATGACCTGCTCGTTGGCAAGCACGGTCATGTCGACCGGGTCCCAATTGACCTCGCTTTCCTTGCGATAGACGAGCCCGGCTTCGTAAAGGTCGAGGAACAGCGCCTGTTCGTGCCCGTAATATTCGGGGTCGCAGGTCGCGAGCTCCCGGCTCCAGTCGAGCGAGAAGCCAAGCCGCTTCAGCTGGTCGCGCATCGCCGCGATGTTCGACCGGGTCCAGCCTTCCGGGTGGACGCCGCGCTCCATCGCCGCATTTTCGGCCGGCATCCCGAACGCGTCCCAGCCCATCGGATGCAGCACTTCGAAGCCCTGCATCCGCCGATAGCGGGCAAGCACGTCGCCCATCGTGTAATTGCGGACGTGGCCCATGTGGATGCGCCCCGACGGATAGGGGAACATCTCCAGCACATAGCTTTTCGGCTTGGCGCTCGCCGAATCGGCGATGAAGCAGCGCTCATCGTCCCAGCGCTGCTGCCAGCGGACATCGGCAACCGCTGGATCGAAGCGGCCGGTCATCGGTGCATTGCCGGGTTAGCCGCGGACGGCGGTGCGGCGCAGGTCGCGGGCGCGGGTCAGGATGATGTCCTCAAGCTTCTGCACCGTCGCCGCTGCGACCGGCGCGTTCACCCAGGCGCCGTTCTGCACGACCTGGCGCGACGCCGCGACTCGAAGCGCGTCGGCGCGCAAGTCCTGGTCGAGGATGGTGACGGTCAGCTTGACCCGCTCGCCGGTGGCGCTGGGCGGCGCATACCAGTCGGTGATGATGACCCCGCTCGCGGCGTCGGCCTGGACCAGCGGGGCGAAGGACACGGTGTCCAGCGCCGCCTGCCAGAGGTAGCCGTTGACCCCGATCACGGTCATCCGCGACGGCGCGAGCTGGTTCGGCACCGCCCGGTTACGAGCGCAGCCGGACGCGGCAAGCGCGGTCAGCAGGAGCGCGGCGGCAGTCACTTGCAAACGGGGCATCGATGTTCCTCAGCAAATCCGGTCTGGCGGCGTTATAGATGCTGGCCCATGCGCCGCAAGCGCTCCGGTTGCATCGCCGCTTGTGGTGTAAGGGCAACACGGCCCATCCGAATCGTTTCGGGGCGTGGAACCATCGGTCGCGCCATCCTATATGACTTGGACAGGGAGAGTCGTTGTGCGCGTCATGGGGCGTTTCAGTGCAGGGAAGGTAGCCGCCGCCGCAGGCGTCGCTGCACTGCTGCTGTCGCCCGCTTTGGCCGCGCCCGACTCGAAGCGCCGCGCCCCCTCGATCGCAATTTCCGCCGATTCGGGCATGAGCTTCACGCCCGCCACTGCCGACCCGCGACTCGCCGCCGCGTTCAATCGCAGCGCTTCGGTCGGCGATTTCAAATTCACGCCGGCGGCGGTCAAGACTCGCCCGTCGCAACTTCGCGTTGCCATTCGTGCCCGCGCCAGCGGCCCGACCGGGGTCGCAGCGGCGAACAGCTCCGCTTCGCCGGTCAGTGCGCTGGCCCCGGTGACCTACAGCCTCGGTGCCGCCGTCGGCTGGCGCCGCTTCGCCGTTGCCGGCGAAGTCGGGAAGGTCAGCCCGGCCGGATCGATCGTCGATGGCCGCGAAAGCGCCGCGGTCGGGATCAGCTATTCCTTGCCGCGCTTCACCGGCCGCCTGGCCGTTTCCGCCGACCGGTCGGAACGTCGCTCGGCTGTTGCCCTGCGCGAACCCGACAATGTCGCGGTCGATCTCGGCGGCTCCTATTCGCTCAGCCGCCGGATCGCGGTCACGGGCGGCGTCCGCTACAAGGTCGAAAGCGATCGCCTGCGCGCGCTCAGCGACGAACGCGTCGACAGCCAGGCCGTCTACGTGGGAACCGCCTTCAAGTTCTGAGCTAAAGCCGCCGAACGCAGCGCATCGGATTGCGTAGCAATCGATAGCAGAGCCCTAAAGTCACGAAAAAGCTGCACGACCGCGTGACTTTAGTGACGTTAAGCCAGCCAGGCGTCGATCCCCGCCCATCCGTGAAAGGCTCCGGCCACGCCTTCGAAACGCTCCTCCGTCATCCCGCCTAGCGCAATCGCCGGCACCCCCGCCGCCTTGGCAATTTCGACCGCCGCGGCTTCGCCCAACTGGCGCTGGCCCGGATGCGACCGGGTCGCGTGGACCGGCGACACGAACAGCAAGGCAGCGCCTTGCGCCTTCGCTTCCATCGCCTCTCGGAGCGAATGGACCGAGCGGGAGAAGGGCAGCCCTCCCGGCTCAAGCGGATTGTGGACCAGCGCCGCCCCGACCGCCCGCGCCAGCGCTTCGTCTCCGGCCACCGCCAGCACCAGGCCGCGGTCGCGGCAGTCCGCGGCGACCCGCTCGGCCAGCCTGCGCCGCTCGTCCGCACCCAGCCCGTAGTGGCGAAACACGATTCCGCCGCCGGCCGGAAGGCGGCCGATCGCCGGCCACAGCCGCTCGCCGATCCGCTCGTCGGTCATCAGCCAGCGGGTCGGCCAAAGGCTGTGGCGGGCGGTCATCGCCTTGCCCTATAGCGCGGCGATGACGGCTTCCGAACGCCTGCGGGAAATTCGCGACTCGATTGACGCTGCGGCCAGGCTGGCGCGTCGAGAGCCCGGTGACGTGCAGCTGATCGCGGTCAGCAAGACCCGCTCGGTCGAGGAGATCGAAGCGCTGGTCGCCGCCGGCCAACGCCATTTCGGCGAAAGCCGCGTCCAGGAGGCGGCCTCGAAATGGCCGGCGCTCCGGCAGCGGCATCCGGATGTCCGCCTTCACTGCATCGGCCGGCTGCAGTCGAACAAGGCGGCCGAAGCGGTCGAACTGTTCGACGTCGTCCACTCGCTCGACCGCGAGTCGCTGCTCGATGCGCTGGCCGCCGCGGCCGCCAAGGCCCAGCACTTTCCGTCGGTCTATGTGCAGGTCAATATCGGGGAGGAGGAGCAGAAGGGCGGCTGCGCGATCGCCGAGGTCGGCGCGCTGGTCGACGCGGTGCGCCAATCGCCGCTGCCGCTCGCCGGCCTGATGGCGATCCCCCCGCTCGGTCCCGAACCCGCCCCCTATTTCGCGCTGCTGGCCAAGATCGCCGCCGAGCACGGGGTCGCTGGGCTCAGCATGGGCATGTCGGGCGATTACCGAAGCGCGGTGATGCTCGGCGCAACGGCGGTGCGCATCGGCACCGCCCTGTTCGAGGATTCCGCCTAGAACAGGTGCCCGCTCTTGCGGCGTTTGGTCTCCAGGTAATCGGCATTGTGCGGGTTGGCGGGCATCGTGTGCCCGACGCGCTCGACCACCCGGATCTGCGCCGCTTCCAGCCCGGCCACCTTCGACGCATTGTTGGTCAGCAACCGCACCCGGTCGATGCCGAGCGCCCGGAGCATCGCCGCCGCATGGGCATAGTCCCGCTCGTCGTCGCCGAAGCCAAGCCGCAGGTTGGCCTCGACCGTATCCAGCCCCTGGTCCTGCAGCGCATAGGCGCGAAGCTTGTTGGCCAGGCCGATGCCGCGCCCCTCCTGCCGCAAGTACAACAGCACCCCGCCGCCCTCGGCCGCGATCAGGCGCAGCGCTTCCTTCAATTGCGGCCCGCAATCGCACTTGAGCGAACCGAACACGTCGCCGGTCAGGCACTCGCTATGCAGGCGCACCAGCGGCGGCCTGCCAGCGAAGGCGCCGACCAGCAGCGCGACATGCTCCTGCCCGTCCCCGGCAGAGCGGAATGCGACGACCTGCGTATCGGGCAAGCCCTCGATCGGCAGCCTGGCCCGCGCGGCCAGGATGACCTCGTCGCGCGAGGCGTCGATTTCCTCGGCGGTGACATTCACCGAAGCTGCGTTCGGGTCCACCAGCCACAAAGCCGGCAGCAGCCCGGCCCGGCGGGCGAGCAAAAGCGCGGCCCGGGCCTTTTGCGGTTCGGCCAGCGGCGCGGTGGTGAGCGGTCCGATCGGCGCGCGGGAGAAGTCCCTGGCCGGATCGGCCAGCGCCAGCGCCGTCTCGCCGTCCAGCCACTGGCTTCGCTCCACCAGCACCGGCTGCGCCCGGTCGGCGGCGTCGCGGCGGTTCGCAAGCGACAAAGCGGCGGCGCGCTCGCCACTGATCAGCAGTTGCGCGACGCCGTTCGAGTCGATCTGGCGGAGCGTTTCGGCCGTGGCGGTCTCCACGGGGATAAAGCCGATCTTCGGGTCTGGTCCGATGGCGACGGCACGCCCGCCCTTCAGCGCCCCGATCGCGCGTTCGACGCGGTCGGCGTCGCTCAACAGGCGATCTCGCAGACCAGCGGCACGTGGTCGGACGGCCGCTGCCAGCTGCGGCACGGTTCAAGCACCGAGTGGGCGGTGACCTGGGCCGCCGCGGCCGGCGAAACCCACATATGGTCGAGCCGGCGGCCGCGGTCGTTCCTGGTGTGGTCGGGCGAGCGATAGCTCCACCAGGTGAAGCAGCGCTCCGGCGCGGGCACGAAATGGCGGCCGATGTCGACCCAGCCGTGCGATTGGCGGAAAGCGTCGAGCGCCTCGATCTCTATAGCGGTGTGGCTGACGACGTTGACCAGCGCCTTGTGGCTCCAGACATCGCATTCCAGCGGGGCGACGTTGAAGTCGCCGACGATCAGGGTGGGCTCGCGCAGGCTTTCCGACCAGCGGGTCATCCGCCCGATGAAGTCCAGCTTCTGACCGAACTTGGCATTGACGCTGCGGTCGGGGATGTCGCCCCCGGCCGGCACGTAGACGTTCTCCAGCCGGATCCCGCAGGGCAGCATCGCGCCGACATGGCGCGCCTCACCATTGTCCTGCCAGTCGTGGCTCTTGGCCTCGCCAAGCGCGATTCGGCTGAGGATGGCGACGCCGTGGTGCATCCGCTGTCCGCACAATTGCTGGTGGGTGTAGCCGAGCCGGCGGAAGAAATCGGCCGGGAAGACGTCGTTGGCAGCCTTGGTTTCCTGCAGGCACAGGACGTCTGGACCATGTTCCTTCATCAGCCGCTCGACGATCGGCAGCCGGGCACGGACCGAATTGATG
Proteins encoded in this region:
- a CDS encoding porin, which translates into the protein MGRFSAGKVAAAAGVAALLLSPALAAPDSKRRAPSIAISADSGMSFTPATADPRLAAAFNRSASVGDFKFTPAAVKTRPSQLRVAIRARASGPTGVAAANSSASPVSALAPVTYSLGAAVGWRRFAVAGEVGKVSPAGSIVDGRESAAVGISYSLPRFTGRLAVSADRSERRSAVALREPDNVAVDLGGSYSLSRRIAVTGGVRYKVESDRLRALSDERVDSQAVYVGTAFKF
- a CDS encoding DUF3576 domain-containing protein is translated as MPRLQVTAAALLLTALAASGCARNRAVPNQLAPSRMTVIGVNGYLWQAALDTVSFAPLVQADAASGVIITDWYAPPSATGERVKLTVTILDQDLRADALRVAASRQVVQNGAWVNAPVAAATVQKLEDIILTRARDLRRTAVRG
- the ribA gene encoding GTP cyclohydrolase II, which codes for MSDADRVERAIGALKGGRAVAIGPDPKIGFIPVETATAETLRQIDSNGVAQLLISGERAAALSLANRRDAADRAQPVLVERSQWLDGETALALADPARDFSRAPIGPLTTAPLAEPQKARAALLLARRAGLLPALWLVDPNAASVNVTAEEIDASRDEVILAARARLPIEGLPDTQVVAFRSAGDGQEHVALLVGAFAGRPPLVRLHSECLTGDVFGSLKCDCGPQLKEALRLIAAEGGGVLLYLRQEGRGIGLANKLRAYALQDQGLDTVEANLRLGFGDDERDYAHAAAMLRALGIDRVRLLTNNASKVAGLEAAQIRVVERVGHTMPANPHNADYLETKRRKSGHLF
- a CDS encoding exodeoxyribonuclease III, encoding MQSSITVASWNINSVRARLPIVERLMKEHGPDVLCLQETKAANDVFPADFFRRLGYTHQQLCGQRMHHGVAILSRIALGEAKSHDWQDNGEARHVGAMLPCGIRLENVYVPAGGDIPDRSVNAKFGQKLDFIGRMTRWSESLREPTLIVGDFNVAPLECDVWSHKALVNVVSHTAIEIEALDAFRQSHGWVDIGRHFVPAPERCFTWWSYRSPDHTRNDRGRRLDHMWVSPAAAAQVTAHSVLEPCRSWQRPSDHVPLVCEIAC
- a CDS encoding YggS family pyridoxal phosphate-dependent enzyme translates to MTASERLREIRDSIDAAARLARREPGDVQLIAVSKTRSVEEIEALVAAGQRHFGESRVQEAASKWPALRQRHPDVRLHCIGRLQSNKAAEAVELFDVVHSLDRESLLDALAAAAAKAQHFPSVYVQVNIGEEEQKGGCAIAEVGALVDAVRQSPLPLAGLMAIPPLGPEPAPYFALLAKIAAEHGVAGLSMGMSGDYRSAVMLGATAVRIGTALFEDSA
- a CDS encoding thiamine phosphate synthase; this encodes MTARHSLWPTRWLMTDERIGERLWPAIGRLPAGGGIVFRHYGLGADERRRLAERVAADCRDRGLVLAVAGDEALARAVGAALVHNPLEPGGLPFSRSVHSLREAMEAKAQGAALLFVSPVHATRSHPGQRQLGEAAAVEIAKAAGVPAIALGGMTEERFEGVAGAFHGWAGIDAWLA